In one Sulfitobacter sp. LCG007 genomic region, the following are encoded:
- a CDS encoding TIGR04283 family arsenosugar biosynthesis glycosyltransferase, whose translation MRAPVSVIVPTLNAEPVLGSCLHALMPGLEAGLIRELIVSDGGSDDGTVALARAWGATVIEGAPSRGGQLRRGCEAAKGSWMLVLHADTVLAPGWVEPVLEHLGTQKAGWFRLGFVSGGARGRLVALWANLRSRMGLPYGDQGLLVPAQLYRDVGGYPDQPLMEDVALVRALRGRLARIDARAMTSAGKYHRGGWLRRGSRNLWTLTRYGLGASPERLAQDYNR comes from the coding sequence ATGCGTGCACCCGTCTCGGTGATCGTTCCGACCCTCAATGCCGAACCCGTGCTCGGCAGTTGCCTGCATGCGCTCATGCCGGGCCTCGAGGCCGGACTGATCCGCGAACTGATCGTGTCCGACGGCGGTTCGGATGACGGTACGGTTGCGCTTGCCCGGGCCTGGGGTGCGACCGTCATCGAGGGTGCGCCCTCGCGCGGGGGGCAGCTGCGAAGAGGATGCGAAGCGGCGAAGGGCAGCTGGATGCTTGTCCTGCATGCCGACACGGTTCTTGCCCCGGGATGGGTCGAGCCGGTGCTGGAACATCTCGGGACGCAAAAGGCGGGCTGGTTCCGGCTGGGCTTCGTTTCCGGCGGCGCGCGCGGGCGGTTGGTGGCACTGTGGGCGAACCTGCGCAGCCGCATGGGCCTGCCCTATGGCGACCAGGGCCTTCTGGTTCCGGCACAGCTTTACCGGGATGTCGGGGGCTACCCGGATCAGCCTCTCATGGAGGACGTGGCGCTTGTCCGCGCATTGAGGGGCCGTCTGGCGCGAATTGACGCGCGCGCGATGACCAGCGCCGGAAAGTACCATCGCGGCGGATGGCTGCGCCGCGGGTCGCGCAATCTCTGGACGCTGACGCGCTATGGCCTGGGTGCCTCGCCCGAGCGCCTTGCGCAGGACTACAATCGCTAG
- a CDS encoding crotonase/enoyl-CoA hydratase family protein: MARVALEIADHVARIRLVRPEKRNAVDQEMIDAVIAAAADIAASEARVVILSGEGPDFCAGIDLEALSGLIGKDPGTAILPRTHGDGTTNQWQEFSLALRRLEIPVIAVLHGNVFGAGLQLALGADIRIAAPSARLAVMEMKWGIVPDMGGMVLLPRLVRSDVMRRLIYTAAPVDGAQAERCGLVTELAEDPMASAIELARAIAAKGPNAIRAAKRLIAMAETADEAEVLLAESREQAALIGRPEQMEVVAAQFAKRAPRFA, from the coding sequence ATGGCCCGCGTGGCACTTGAAATTGCCGATCATGTCGCCCGGATCCGCTTGGTGCGGCCGGAAAAACGCAACGCGGTCGATCAGGAGATGATTGACGCCGTCATTGCCGCCGCCGCCGACATCGCGGCCTCCGAAGCGCGGGTTGTCATCCTGTCGGGCGAGGGACCGGACTTCTGCGCCGGGATCGATCTCGAAGCGCTGAGCGGGCTGATCGGCAAGGATCCCGGCACGGCAATCCTGCCGCGCACCCACGGAGATGGGACGACGAACCAGTGGCAGGAATTCTCCCTTGCGCTGCGGCGGCTCGAGATACCGGTCATCGCCGTGCTGCACGGCAACGTCTTCGGCGCGGGTCTGCAACTGGCGCTGGGGGCCGACATCCGCATCGCCGCACCCAGCGCGCGGCTTGCGGTGATGGAAATGAAATGGGGAATCGTGCCGGACATGGGTGGCATGGTGCTGCTGCCGCGGCTGGTGCGATCGGACGTCATGCGCCGGCTGATCTACACCGCAGCGCCAGTGGATGGCGCGCAGGCCGAACGCTGCGGGCTGGTCACGGAACTTGCCGAGGATCCGATGGCCTCGGCGATTGAGCTCGCGCGCGCCATCGCGGCGAAGGGACCGAATGCCATCCGGGCCGCGAAGCGGCTGATCGCGATGGCGGAAACCGCCGATGAAGCCGAGGTCCTGCTGGCGGAGTCTCGCGAACAGGCGGCGCTGATCGGCAGGCCTGAGCAGATGGAAGTGGTGGCGGCGCAATTTGCAAAGCGCGCGCCCAGGTTTGCATAG
- a CDS encoding alanine--glyoxylate aminotransferase family protein: MPQNPDLSQGRPYLAIPGPSVMPDAVLNAMHRGAPNIYAGALPDMMPQLVADLRRVARTRHHVAIYIGNGHAAWEAALANTVAEGETVLVAATGRFGHGWGEMAAGLGAEVEMLDFGKSAPIDAARVAEALSADRAHRIKALLAVHVDTSSSVRSDIAALRKALDETGHPALLMVDCIASLACDVFEMDDWGVDVMVAGCQKGLMVPPGLGFVFFNDRAAQVRDRMARVSRYWDWEPRANPKIFAHHWAGTAPTHHIYGLRAALDMLHSEGLERVWARHATLARAIWAACAAWGQGGSLRLNVADPALRSHAVTALRLDAPGGTELRNWTERNIGLTLGIGLGMAEPGDPGEHGFFRLGHMGHVNGHMIMGLLGGIESGMAALGIARGKGALEAAAEVIGGA, from the coding sequence ATGCCCCAAAATCCGGACCTGTCGCAGGGAAGGCCGTATCTTGCCATTCCCGGCCCTTCGGTGATGCCCGACGCCGTTCTGAACGCGATGCACCGCGGCGCACCGAACATCTATGCGGGCGCGCTGCCGGACATGATGCCGCAGCTCGTCGCGGACCTGCGCCGTGTCGCCCGGACACGCCATCATGTGGCGATCTACATCGGCAACGGCCATGCTGCCTGGGAAGCCGCTCTCGCCAACACGGTCGCGGAGGGTGAAACCGTGCTGGTCGCGGCGACGGGCCGTTTCGGGCACGGCTGGGGCGAGATGGCGGCGGGGCTTGGCGCCGAGGTCGAGATGCTGGATTTCGGAAAATCCGCACCCATCGACGCCGCCCGCGTGGCCGAGGCCCTTTCCGCGGACAGGGCGCATCGCATCAAGGCGCTGCTGGCGGTTCACGTCGATACTTCGAGTTCCGTGCGAAGCGACATCGCGGCCCTGCGCAAGGCGCTGGACGAGACCGGCCATCCGGCGCTCCTGATGGTGGATTGCATCGCCTCGCTGGCCTGCGACGTGTTCGAGATGGACGACTGGGGCGTCGACGTGATGGTGGCGGGCTGCCAGAAGGGGCTGATGGTGCCGCCGGGGCTGGGCTTCGTGTTCTTCAACGACCGCGCGGCGCAGGTTCGCGACCGCATGGCGCGCGTCAGCCGCTACTGGGACTGGGAGCCGCGCGCCAACCCGAAGATCTTCGCGCATCACTGGGCGGGGACCGCGCCCACGCATCACATCTACGGCCTGCGGGCAGCGCTCGACATGCTGCATTCAGAGGGTCTCGAACGGGTCTGGGCCCGTCATGCGACCCTTGCCCGCGCGATCTGGGCGGCCTGCGCGGCCTGGGGGCAGGGCGGATCGTTGCGGCTCAATGTCGCCGATCCGGCGTTGCGCAGCCATGCCGTAACCGCCCTGCGCCTCGACGCGCCGGGCGGGACCGAGCTGCGGAACTGGACCGAGCGCAACATCGGCCTGACCCTCGGCATCGGACTCGGCATGGCCGAGCCCGGCGATCCGGGCGAGCACGGCTTCTTCCGGCTCGGGCACATGGGCCATGTCAACGGACACATGATCATGGGACTGCTGGGCGGTATCGAAAGCGGCATGGCCGCGCTGGGTATCGCGCGCGGCAAGGGCGCGCTCGAAGCGGCGGCAGAGGTGATCGGGGGCGCCTAG
- a CDS encoding pyridoxal phosphate-dependent aminotransferase — translation MTRFRLTPLAASLPSTVPFVGPETQERARGATFAVRLGANESVFGPSPRAIEAMAATGHWMYGDPENHELRTALARHHDIAPECIVVGEGIDGLLGYLVRLFVGPGDAVVTSEGAYPTFNFHVAGYGGTLHKVPYKGDFEDPETLFAKSAEVFAKLVYLANPDNPMGTHHSGARLAAAMDGLPEGTLFVLDEAYVDCAPEGTALPLPADDPRVIRMRTFSKVYGLAGARVGYAIGHPDLILSFNKVRNHFGMSRAAQAGALAALGDDTWLAEVRRRIAASRERIAGIALSHGLVPVPSATNFVAIDCGGDGAFARRVLDGLIARGIFVRMPFAPPQNRCIRISCGTDDDLDLFAAALPGALEDARAR, via the coding sequence ATGACACGCTTTCGCCTCACGCCGCTTGCCGCTTCGCTGCCCTCCACCGTGCCGTTTGTCGGCCCCGAAACGCAGGAGCGCGCGCGCGGTGCCACCTTCGCCGTCCGGCTGGGCGCGAATGAAAGCGTATTCGGACCGTCGCCCAGGGCGATCGAGGCGATGGCGGCAACCGGCCACTGGATGTACGGCGACCCCGAGAACCACGAGCTTCGCACGGCGCTTGCCCGCCATCACGACATCGCGCCCGAATGCATCGTCGTGGGCGAGGGCATCGACGGGCTGCTCGGGTATCTGGTGCGTCTCTTCGTCGGTCCCGGCGATGCCGTTGTGACGTCCGAGGGGGCGTATCCCACCTTCAATTTCCATGTGGCAGGCTACGGCGGCACGTTGCACAAGGTGCCCTACAAGGGCGACTTCGAGGACCCGGAAACGCTGTTTGCAAAATCCGCCGAGGTCTTTGCAAAGCTGGTATATCTAGCGAACCCGGACAATCCCATGGGCACCCATCACAGTGGCGCGCGACTGGCAGCGGCGATGGACGGCCTGCCCGAGGGAACGCTTTTCGTTCTGGACGAGGCCTATGTGGATTGCGCACCGGAGGGCACTGCCCTGCCGCTCCCGGCGGACGATCCGCGGGTGATCCGGATGCGCACCTTCTCGAAGGTCTACGGACTTGCGGGTGCACGGGTAGGCTATGCCATCGGACATCCCGACCTGATCCTCTCCTTCAACAAGGTCCGCAACCATTTCGGCATGAGCCGGGCGGCACAGGCGGGGGCGCTGGCGGCGCTCGGGGATGACACATGGCTGGCCGAGGTCCGGCGACGCATCGCCGCGTCGCGGGAACGGATCGCCGGCATCGCGCTTTCGCACGGCCTCGTGCCGGTACCGTCAGCCACGAATTTCGTCGCCATCGATTGCGGGGGCGACGGTGCCTTCGCCAGGCGCGTCCTCGACGGTCTGATCGCGCGCGGCATCTTCGTGCGCATGCCCTTCGCGCCGCCCCAGAACCGCTGCATCCGCATCAGTTGCGGAACGGACGATGACCTCGATCTCTTCGCCGCCGCGCTGCCCGGTGCTCTGGAGGATGCCCGGGCCCGGTGA
- a CDS encoding ABC transporter ATP-binding protein, with translation MPDDSYTSAHLVGWLWRTYLRKHLPALLVALAFMTLEGSMLGALAYLMEPMFDQVFVSGNGRMLILVSFVLIGIFLVRAVSGVVQKVLLTRISQKTAAELRMDLLDHMMKQDGAFHQSHPPGFLIQRVQTDVNAVNDVWRAVITGAGRDAIGLVVLLGVAINVDPVWALLACIGIPILVLPAAFAQKFVRQRSREARDLGATLATRLDEVFHGIVPIKLNSLEGYQSRQYRDLTRLFVRTQVRTAFGSAAIPAMIDIISGLGFMAVILYGGSEIIAGEKTIGQFMTFFTAMGFAFDPMRRLGSMSGLWQVAASAIERLKELMDAPVVLESPASPAPLPSAPLDIVLEDVSLSYGEAQVLTDLSLTARAGETTALVGASGAGKSTIFNLLTRLVDPDKGSVRIGGTEARALAIPDLRSLFSVVTQEALLFDETLRENILLGRTDVSDERLRAVLDAAHVSDFVDKLQYGLDTRVGPRGSALSGGQRQRVVIARALLRDTPILLLDEATSALDAQSEQVVQDALDRLAAGRTTVVIAHRLSTIRGADKIVVMDRGRVVDEGTHEELLERGGIYADLYRLQFQDGKIVSDNRLMRPAVVKDPAQPAVISFFQRWSQALFG, from the coding sequence ATGCCCGACGACAGCTACACCTCGGCCCATCTGGTCGGCTGGCTCTGGCGAACCTACCTGAGAAAGCACCTGCCGGCCCTTTTGGTCGCGCTGGCCTTCATGACCCTGGAAGGTTCGATGCTGGGCGCGTTGGCCTATCTCATGGAGCCGATGTTCGACCAGGTCTTCGTTTCCGGCAACGGCCGGATGCTCATTCTGGTCAGTTTCGTGCTGATCGGGATCTTTCTCGTGCGCGCCGTCTCGGGTGTGGTGCAGAAGGTGCTCCTGACGCGCATCTCGCAGAAGACGGCGGCCGAGCTGCGCATGGATCTGCTCGATCACATGATGAAACAGGACGGGGCCTTTCATCAGAGCCATCCGCCGGGCTTCCTGATCCAGCGGGTCCAGACGGACGTCAACGCCGTCAACGATGTCTGGCGTGCGGTGATCACAGGCGCCGGGCGCGACGCGATCGGGCTTGTCGTGCTGCTGGGCGTCGCGATCAACGTCGATCCGGTTTGGGCTCTGCTCGCCTGCATCGGCATCCCGATCCTCGTGCTTCCGGCGGCATTCGCGCAGAAATTCGTGCGTCAGCGGTCGCGAGAGGCCCGCGATCTGGGCGCGACCCTCGCGACACGGCTCGACGAGGTGTTCCACGGCATCGTGCCGATCAAGCTGAATTCCCTCGAGGGATACCAGTCGCGCCAGTATCGCGACCTGACCAGGCTTTTCGTCCGCACCCAGGTGCGGACCGCCTTCGGCTCGGCGGCGATCCCCGCAATGATCGACATCATCTCGGGGCTCGGTTTCATGGCCGTGATCCTTTACGGCGGTTCCGAGATCATCGCCGGCGAGAAGACCATCGGCCAGTTCATGACCTTCTTCACCGCCATGGGCTTTGCCTTCGATCCGATGCGCCGGCTTGGGTCGATGAGCGGACTCTGGCAGGTCGCCGCCTCGGCCATCGAGCGGCTGAAAGAGCTGATGGACGCGCCGGTCGTTCTGGAATCACCGGCAAGTCCTGCCCCGCTGCCGAGCGCGCCGCTGGATATCGTGCTGGAAGACGTGTCGCTTTCATATGGCGAGGCGCAGGTGCTGACGGATCTGTCCCTGACCGCGCGCGCGGGCGAGACCACGGCGCTTGTCGGCGCGTCCGGAGCGGGCAAGTCGACGATCTTCAATCTGCTCACGCGGCTTGTCGATCCGGACAAGGGGTCCGTCCGGATCGGCGGGACCGAGGCGCGCGCGCTGGCCATACCGGACCTGCGCAGCCTCTTTTCGGTGGTCACGCAAGAGGCGCTGCTGTTCGACGAAACCCTGCGCGAGAATATCCTGCTGGGCCGGACGGACGTCAGCGACGAGAGATTGCGGGCCGTGCTCGACGCCGCCCATGTCAGCGATTTCGTCGACAAGCTTCAATACGGGCTCGACACCCGGGTCGGGCCGCGCGGCTCGGCTCTGTCCGGCGGACAGCGACAGCGGGTCGTCATTGCGCGCGCGCTTCTGCGCGATACCCCGATCCTGCTGCTGGACGAGGCAACCTCTGCGCTTGATGCGCAATCCGAACAGGTGGTGCAGGACGCGCTCGACCGGCTGGCCGCAGGGCGCACGACTGTGGTCATCGCGCACCGCCTGTCGACGATCCGCGGGGCGGACAAGATCGTCGTGATGGACCGGGGCCGTGTCGTCGACGAGGGCACGCATGAGGAATTGCTGGAACGGGGCGGGATCTACGCCGACCTCTACCGTCTGCAGTTCCAGGACGGCAAAATCGTCTCGGACAACCGCCTGATGCGTCCGGCGGTGGTCAAGGACCCGGCGCAACCCGCCGTGATCTCGTTCTTCCAGCGCTGGAGCCAGGCGCTGTTCGGCTAG
- a CDS encoding valine--tRNA ligase: MALDKTFDAKEAESRLYAAWEEAGAFKAGANASRPETFCIMIPPPNVTGSLHMGHAFNNTLQDILVRWHRMRGFDTLWQPGQDHAGIATQMVVERELAKSNMRRTDFSREEFVSKVWGQKKQSGGTIIGQLKRLGASLDWSRNAFTMSGAPGAPEGEDGNFHDAVIKVFVDMYNKGLIYRGKRLVNWDPHFETAISDLEVENVEVDGHMWHFKYPLAGGETYTYVEKDEDGNVVLEEERDYISIATTRPETMLGDGAVAVHPSDERYAPIVGKLCEIPVGPKEHRRMIPIITDDYPDPDFGSGAVKITGAHDFNDYGVAQRNGIPMYRLMDTRGHMRDDGAPYAEAAAIAMAVAKGEKILSEAEADALNLVPDDLRGLDRFEARKRVVDQITREGLAVMVPDHDADPEETFDPADTPLLKPLVESKKIMQPFGDRSKTVIEPMLTDQWFVETSKIVQPAIDAVRNGEVTILPEQDRKVYFNWLENIEPWCISRQLWWGHQIPVWFDADGNQYCAPSEAEAQAKAGAGVALTRDPDVLDTWFSSGLWPIGTLGWPEKTSELEKYFPTSVLVTGFDIIFFWVARMMMMQYAVVGQKPFDTVYVHALVRDEKGKKMSKSLGNVLDPLELIDEYGADAVRFTLTSMAAMGRDLKLSTQRIAGYRNFGTKLWNACRFAEMNGVFEAPRAPVHADGAIDLAPQFPVNKWIVGETARVRETVDEALTNFRFNDAANALYAFVWGTVCDWYVELSKPLLQDADNAEAAPETRAVMAWVLDQCLVLLHPIMPFVTEELWDKTGARTGMLVHADWPTYASDALVDSQADHEINWVISLIENIRSARAQMHVPAGLYVALLATDIDTAGEAAWARNEAMIKRLARVADLDRVASFPKGTVSIAVRGASFGLPLADIIDIAEEKARLQKSLDKLGKELGGLRGRLKNPNFAASAPEEVVEETRANLVLREEEEAKLREALERLAELG, encoded by the coding sequence ATGGCGCTGGACAAGACATTCGACGCGAAGGAGGCCGAGAGCCGACTCTACGCCGCCTGGGAAGAGGCCGGCGCCTTCAAGGCAGGGGCCAATGCCTCGCGCCCCGAAACCTTCTGCATCATGATCCCGCCGCCGAACGTGACCGGCTCGCTTCACATGGGACATGCCTTCAACAACACGCTTCAGGACATCCTGGTGCGCTGGCACCGCATGCGCGGCTTCGACACGCTCTGGCAGCCCGGTCAGGATCATGCGGGCATCGCCACCCAGATGGTGGTCGAGCGCGAACTGGCAAAATCCAACATGCGCCGCACCGATTTCTCGCGCGAGGAATTCGTCAGCAAGGTCTGGGGCCAGAAGAAGCAGTCCGGCGGCACCATCATCGGACAATTGAAGCGCCTCGGAGCCTCGCTCGACTGGTCGCGCAACGCCTTCACCATGTCCGGCGCTCCCGGTGCGCCCGAGGGCGAGGACGGCAATTTCCACGACGCCGTCATCAAGGTCTTCGTGGACATGTACAACAAGGGCCTGATCTACCGCGGCAAGCGGCTGGTCAACTGGGACCCGCATTTCGAGACCGCGATCTCCGACCTGGAGGTCGAGAACGTCGAGGTCGACGGCCACATGTGGCACTTCAAGTACCCGCTGGCAGGGGGCGAGACCTACACCTACGTCGAGAAGGACGAGGACGGCAATGTGGTGCTGGAGGAGGAGCGCGACTACATCTCCATCGCCACCACGCGCCCCGAGACGATGCTGGGCGACGGCGCGGTCGCGGTGCATCCGTCGGATGAGCGTTACGCGCCAATCGTCGGTAAACTCTGCGAAATTCCGGTCGGCCCGAAAGAGCATCGCCGGATGATCCCGATCATCACCGACGACTATCCGGACCCGGATTTCGGATCCGGCGCGGTGAAGATCACCGGGGCGCATGACTTCAACGACTACGGCGTGGCGCAGCGCAACGGCATCCCGATGTACCGGTTGATGGACACGCGCGGCCACATGCGCGACGACGGCGCCCCCTATGCCGAGGCCGCCGCCATCGCCATGGCCGTGGCGAAAGGTGAGAAGATCCTGAGCGAGGCCGAGGCCGACGCCCTCAACCTCGTCCCCGACGACCTGCGCGGTCTGGACCGCTTCGAGGCGCGGAAGCGCGTGGTCGATCAGATCACACGCGAAGGGCTTGCCGTCATGGTCCCCGATCACGACGCCGACCCTGAGGAAACGTTCGACCCCGCCGACACGCCGCTGCTGAAGCCGCTGGTCGAGTCGAAGAAGATCATGCAACCCTTTGGCGACAGATCGAAAACCGTCATCGAGCCGATGCTGACAGACCAGTGGTTTGTCGAGACCTCGAAGATCGTCCAGCCCGCCATCGACGCGGTGCGCAACGGAGAGGTCACGATCCTGCCCGAGCAGGACCGCAAGGTCTATTTCAACTGGCTGGAAAACATCGAACCCTGGTGCATCTCCCGCCAGCTCTGGTGGGGGCACCAGATTCCGGTGTGGTTCGACGCGGACGGCAATCAGTATTGCGCCCCGAGTGAAGCGGAAGCGCAGGCCAAGGCAGGTGCAGGCGTGGCGCTGACCCGCGACCCCGACGTCCTCGACACCTGGTTCTCCTCCGGCCTCTGGCCCATCGGCACGCTGGGCTGGCCAGAGAAGACTTCGGAACTCGAGAAATACTTCCCCACCTCCGTCCTCGTCACCGGCTTCGACATCATCTTCTTCTGGGTCGCCCGGATGATGATGATGCAATACGCAGTGGTGGGCCAAAAGCCGTTCGACACCGTCTATGTCCACGCCCTCGTCCGCGACGAGAAGGGCAAGAAGATGTCGAAATCGCTCGGCAACGTGCTCGACCCGCTGGAGCTGATCGACGAATACGGCGCCGATGCCGTGCGCTTCACGCTGACATCGATGGCCGCGATGGGCCGTGACCTGAAGTTGTCCACGCAACGCATTGCCGGCTATCGGAATTTCGGTACCAAACTCTGGAACGCCTGCCGCTTCGCCGAGATGAACGGCGTCTTCGAGGCCCCGCGCGCTCCGGTCCATGCGGATGGCGCCATTGACCTCGCCCCGCAATTTCCGGTCAACAAGTGGATTGTCGGTGAAACCGCCCGCGTCCGCGAAACCGTGGACGAGGCGCTGACAAACTTCCGCTTCAACGACGCAGCCAACGCGCTTTACGCATTCGTCTGGGGCACGGTCTGCGACTGGTATGTGGAACTCTCCAAGCCCCTGCTGCAGGACGCCGACAACGCCGAGGCCGCGCCCGAGACGCGCGCCGTCATGGCGTGGGTGCTCGACCAGTGTCTCGTGCTGCTGCATCCGATCATGCCCTTCGTGACCGAAGAGCTGTGGGACAAGACCGGCGCGCGCACGGGGATGCTGGTCCATGCCGACTGGCCGACCTACGCCTCCGATGCGCTGGTCGATTCGCAGGCGGATCACGAAATCAACTGGGTCATCTCGCTGATCGAGAACATCCGCTCGGCACGGGCGCAGATGCATGTTCCGGCGGGTCTCTACGTGGCGCTGCTGGCGACCGACATCGACACTGCGGGCGAAGCTGCCTGGGCGCGCAACGAGGCGATGATCAAGCGTCTCGCCCGGGTGGCCGACCTCGACCGCGTGGCAAGCTTCCCGAAGGGTACCGTCTCGATCGCCGTTCGTGGCGCGAGCTTTGGGCTTCCGCTGGCCGATATCATCGACATCGCCGAAGAGAAGGCGCGGCTGCAAAAGTCCCTCGACAAGCTCGGCAAGGAGCTCGGCGGCCTGCGCGGCCGGCTCAAGAACCCGAACTTCGCCGCTTCGGCCCCAGAGGAGGTGGTCGAGGAGACCCGCGCCAACCTTGTCCTGCGCGAGGAAGAGGAAGCCAAGCTGCGCGAGGCACTGGAGCGGCTGGCCGAGCTCGGCTGA
- a CDS encoding folate-binding protein YgfZ, translated as MTDRRILRISGADRIEFLQGLVTNDVHKLDSGMVYAALLTPQGKYIADFFLSRDGDSVLLDVAEPHADGLAQRLAMYRLRADVRIDETGLHLHRGLGEPPEDGFADPRSPALGWRAYRDAPQDTDDVDWTALRVEHLVPETGVELTPDSFILEAGFERLSGVDFRKGCYVGQEVTARMKHKTELRKGLARVLVDGHAEPGTEITAEGKAAGMLLSRSGNRAIAYLRFDRTTHAMLAGTAHVSLDADSPVGGPARK; from the coding sequence ATGACCGATCGCCGCATCCTGCGCATCTCCGGCGCCGACAGGATCGAATTCCTGCAGGGCCTCGTGACGAACGATGTCCACAAGCTCGACAGCGGCATGGTCTACGCCGCCCTGCTGACCCCGCAAGGCAAGTACATCGCGGATTTCTTCCTGTCGCGCGACGGCGACAGCGTCCTTCTCGATGTCGCGGAGCCACACGCCGACGGGCTGGCGCAGAGGCTCGCGATGTACAGGCTCAGGGCGGATGTCAGGATCGACGAGACGGGGCTTCACCTGCACCGGGGTCTGGGCGAGCCCCCCGAGGACGGCTTTGCCGATCCGCGTTCGCCCGCGCTTGGCTGGCGGGCCTACCGCGATGCGCCGCAGGACACGGATGACGTCGACTGGACCGCGTTGCGCGTGGAGCATCTGGTGCCGGAAACGGGGGTGGAACTGACGCCCGACAGCTTCATCCTGGAGGCCGGATTCGAGCGGCTCTCGGGGGTCGATTTCCGCAAGGGCTGCTATGTCGGACAGGAAGTCACCGCGCGCATGAAGCACAAGACAGAGCTGCGCAAGGGTCTGGCGCGGGTTCTCGTGGACGGGCATGCAGAGCCGGGAACCGAGATTACCGCAGAGGGCAAGGCGGCCGGAATGCTGCTGAGCCGGTCCGGCAACCGCGCCATCGCCTATCTGCGCTTCGACCGCACCACCCACGCGATGCTTGCCGGAACCGCTCACGTCAGCCTCGACGCTGACAGTCCGGTCGGGGGCCCGGCACGCAAATAG
- the modA gene encoding molybdate ABC transporter substrate-binding protein has product MSRIAFLLAFLSLLLQPAGRAEAQLTVFAAASLREALDEAGAASGLDPVMSYAGSGAIARQIAQGAPADVVFLANAQWMDWLGNEGLLLPGTRRDLLGNALVLIGPAGSAPLPDPDAGMLLERLDGGRLAMGERVSVPAGSYAKAWLDRIGAWETVVPHLAETADVRGALAFVALGEAPLGIVYATDAVAEPRVGVLWTVPEDQYPAILYPAAAVTEAGRDFLDFLASPRAAAIFRRHGFRTLGAGLP; this is encoded by the coding sequence ATGAGCCGCATTGCCTTCCTCCTGGCGTTCCTCTCGCTGCTGCTGCAGCCCGCTGGCCGGGCCGAGGCGCAGTTGACGGTCTTCGCCGCCGCAAGCCTGCGCGAGGCGCTGGACGAGGCGGGCGCGGCCTCGGGGCTCGACCCTGTGATGTCCTATGCGGGCTCGGGCGCGATCGCGCGCCAGATCGCGCAGGGCGCCCCCGCCGACGTGGTTTTCCTGGCCAATGCGCAGTGGATGGACTGGCTTGGGAACGAGGGACTGCTGCTGCCGGGCACGCGCCGCGACCTGCTGGGAAACGCGCTTGTGCTGATCGGCCCCGCGGGATCCGCGCCCCTGCCCGACCCCGATGCCGGCATGCTGCTTGAACGTCTCGATGGCGGGCGGCTTGCGATGGGCGAGCGCGTCTCGGTCCCGGCGGGCAGCTATGCGAAGGCATGGCTGGACCGCATCGGCGCATGGGAGACGGTCGTGCCCCATCTGGCGGAAACCGCCGACGTTCGCGGCGCGCTGGCCTTCGTGGCCCTCGGAGAGGCCCCGCTCGGGATCGTATATGCCACCGATGCGGTGGCCGAACCGCGGGTCGGGGTGCTCTGGACCGTGCCGGAGGACCAGTATCCGGCCATCCTCTACCCTGCCGCAGCGGTGACGGAGGCGGGCCGCGATTTCCTCGACTTCCTCGCCTCGCCCCGGGCGGCCGCGATCTTCCGCCGCCACGGCTTCCGCACCCTCGGGGCAGGCCTCCCATGA
- a CDS encoding DUF1178 family protein has product MIQYKLKCADGHDFESWFQSAAAFDALQKAGHLACAVCGGDGVSKALMAPNVSTAERPDSGQLSRPSGERERALSELRRHIEENADYVGPRFAMEARSMYLGATPERAIYGEATGKEAKALIEEGIPVAPLPFLSSRKTN; this is encoded by the coding sequence ATGATCCAGTACAAGTTGAAATGCGCCGACGGACATGATTTCGAAAGCTGGTTCCAGTCGGCGGCGGCCTTCGATGCGCTTCAGAAGGCGGGCCATCTGGCCTGCGCGGTATGCGGTGGGGATGGTGTCAGCAAGGCGTTGATGGCGCCGAACGTGTCGACCGCCGAGCGTCCTGATTCCGGGCAACTTTCCAGACCCTCGGGCGAGCGCGAGCGCGCCCTGTCGGAGTTGCGCAGACATATCGAGGAGAACGCCGACTACGTCGGTCCCAGGTTCGCCATGGAGGCCCGTTCGATGTATCTCGGCGCGACGCCCGAACGCGCGATCTACGGCGAGGCGACCGGCAAGGAGGCCAAGGCGCTGATCGAGGAGGGCATACCGGTGGCGCCATTGCCGTTTCTCTCCAGCCGAAAGACCAACTGA